Proteins encoded in a region of the Paenibacillus sp. E222 genome:
- a CDS encoding isochorismatase family protein gives MKEHLYQFSKTALIVIDLQKWIGNQYAPHSAEQVVERAAAMVQTFREVGAFVGLVRVSSKDFKDMPHPLLDQEPPAINLVPGWDEIVPEIGVTTNDHLITKRQWGAFYGTDLDQQLRRRGITTIILCGIASGIGVDTTAREAFAHGYQVIFAIDAMTGFSEAEHEHVSKVIFPRIGRLRTTDEILACAALQS, from the coding sequence ATGAAAGAGCATTTATATCAATTTTCTAAAACGGCATTAATCGTAATCGATCTGCAGAAATGGATCGGAAACCAGTACGCCCCTCATTCAGCAGAACAAGTTGTCGAACGTGCCGCTGCCATGGTTCAAACTTTCCGTGAGGTTGGTGCCTTCGTTGGACTCGTACGTGTTTCTTCGAAAGATTTCAAAGATATGCCCCATCCGCTGCTGGATCAAGAACCCCCAGCGATCAATCTGGTACCTGGATGGGATGAAATTGTGCCTGAAATTGGAGTCACTACTAACGACCATCTAATTACTAAGCGTCAGTGGGGTGCATTTTACGGGACGGATCTGGATCAGCAGTTACGCCGGAGAGGCATTACTACGATCATACTCTGCGGAATTGCTTCAGGAATTGGGGTTGATACAACTGCGCGAGAAGCATTTGCTCATGGGTATCAAGTGATTTTTGCAATAGACGCAATGACCGGATTCAGCGAGGCAGAACATGAGCACGTAAGCAAAGTCATCTTTCCACGTATTGGCCGATTACGCACTACCGACGAGATTCTCGCTTGTGCAGCGCTTCAATCATAG
- a CDS encoding zinc-binding alcohol dehydrogenase family protein, translated as MKAVVLERVCTPKELQITEVPIPIVKPGWVLVKIRAFGINRSEMFTRQGHSPSVQFPRIIGIECVGEIEDPSDSTFIKGTTVASLMGGLGRAFDGSYAEYALIPSDQVYPIPSDMKWTELAAIPEMYYTAYASLFECLQLTSGEMLLIRGGTSSVGLAALQLAKSVGAKVISTTRDKEKFALLQQAGADYALLDNEHLREQVCAIAPNGVNKVLELVGTTTVKESLQFISERGICCMSGILGDEWTLDAFEPLVDIPSGIYFTAFTSEVIKESTLISLFEHIQKQGIVPPIARVFTLEEIGKAHLLMESNTANGKIVISNDICT; from the coding sequence ATGAAGGCAGTTGTATTGGAAAGGGTCTGTACCCCAAAAGAACTACAGATCACTGAAGTACCTATTCCTATAGTCAAACCTGGGTGGGTACTTGTAAAAATCAGGGCGTTTGGAATAAATCGCTCCGAAATGTTCACTAGACAGGGGCATTCACCGTCCGTTCAATTCCCGCGTATTATTGGGATCGAATGCGTAGGGGAGATTGAAGATCCTTCAGATAGCACATTTATAAAGGGAACGACCGTCGCTTCATTAATGGGAGGGTTAGGCCGTGCATTTGACGGAAGTTATGCTGAATATGCACTTATACCTTCGGACCAAGTGTATCCTATTCCTAGCGATATGAAATGGACTGAACTTGCAGCGATACCAGAAATGTATTATACCGCGTATGCATCCTTATTTGAATGTCTTCAATTGACTTCAGGAGAGATGCTACTTATTCGTGGTGGGACAAGTTCCGTAGGCTTAGCAGCACTTCAGCTAGCTAAGAGTGTAGGAGCAAAAGTTATATCAACGACTCGAGACAAAGAGAAATTTGCACTTCTCCAACAAGCTGGAGCAGACTATGCACTGCTCGATAATGAACATTTGAGAGAACAGGTGTGTGCTATTGCTCCAAATGGGGTAAACAAGGTTCTAGAGTTGGTTGGTACAACGACGGTAAAGGAGTCCTTGCAATTCATCTCAGAACGAGGGATTTGTTGCATGTCAGGAATATTAGGAGATGAATGGACTCTTGATGCCTTTGAACCTTTAGTGGATATACCCTCAGGTATATATTTCACAGCGTTCACCAGTGAAGTTATCAAAGAAAGTACACTGATCTCTTTATTTGAGCATATTCAAAAACAAGGTATAGTCCCACCTATTGCCCGAGTCTTTACACTCGAGGAGATTGGAAAGGCACATCTTTTAATGGAAAGTAACACCGCAAACGGTAAGATTGTTATATCCAATGACATTTGCACATGA
- a CDS encoding helix-turn-helix domain-containing protein encodes MVHSSITKQSDISLSNCGYSKVLDIISNKWTALVIYAMENGKIRYGEMLRRVEGISKKMLTQTVRKLERDGLVQRHITPTVPPSVEYSLTTLGETLLKPMKELRQWGRENFTRVVEARVKFDVAYTTGSSEADR; translated from the coding sequence TTGGTACATTCATCCATAACTAAACAATCTGATATTTCGTTATCCAATTGCGGCTATAGCAAGGTTCTTGACATTATCTCTAACAAGTGGACTGCACTTGTTATATATGCCATGGAAAACGGTAAAATCAGATATGGAGAAATGCTACGGAGAGTTGAAGGGATATCTAAAAAAATGCTTACCCAGACGGTACGCAAGCTGGAACGTGATGGATTGGTCCAACGACACATTACGCCTACAGTACCTCCAAGTGTGGAATATTCTCTAACAACATTAGGGGAAACATTGCTCAAACCGATGAAAGAGTTAAGGCAGTGGGGAAGAGAAAATTTCACTCGAGTTGTAGAGGCGAGGGTTAAGTTTGACGTTGCTTATACTACTGGTTCAAGTGAAGCCGACAGATAA
- a CDS encoding TetR/AcrR family transcriptional regulator, whose amino-acid sequence MSVTKQDIIYSASKMFNEKGYLGTSIQEIAQDCSIAKGSVYKYFPSKEDLLCEVFDHCQMAYFDRAERLKDIGKGSPQERLVDQIVFRFQYFMEYRHIMVDFIDLPITQYETFRKLRNHVRERMMEWHRSWLLEVYGPKIQPFLWDLIFIYRSFIKDYLQRVISEENLLSVEDTAWFIVDKMDALVNHMSKSGSNGLLGQSAYDTFIHSGSNDWNGEKERITEELLGRVIAIIEAWKGGAERRKELQEIVQLLNSEIAQTEPKRSVIQALCAYLEQEKELRSSVIQLKQIVLA is encoded by the coding sequence ATGAGCGTAACGAAGCAAGATATCATTTATTCGGCTTCTAAAATGTTTAACGAAAAAGGTTACCTGGGAACATCCATTCAGGAAATCGCCCAGGACTGTTCCATAGCAAAGGGCTCCGTTTACAAATATTTTCCTTCTAAAGAGGATTTGTTGTGTGAGGTTTTCGACCATTGCCAAATGGCTTATTTTGATCGGGCTGAACGTTTGAAAGATATCGGAAAGGGGAGCCCTCAGGAGAGACTAGTGGATCAGATTGTATTTCGTTTTCAGTATTTCATGGAATATCGTCATATTATGGTGGATTTCATTGATCTACCAATTACGCAGTACGAAACATTCCGCAAATTGAGAAATCACGTTCGCGAGCGAATGATGGAGTGGCACAGATCATGGCTTTTAGAAGTCTACGGCCCTAAAATTCAGCCGTTTCTCTGGGATTTGATCTTTATTTACCGGTCTTTTATTAAAGATTATCTGCAGCGCGTCATCTCCGAAGAGAATCTATTGTCCGTTGAGGATACAGCTTGGTTTATCGTTGATAAGATGGATGCGTTAGTCAACCACATGTCCAAGTCAGGTTCGAATGGACTGCTCGGGCAAAGCGCATATGATACCTTTATTCATTCAGGCTCAAACGACTGGAACGGTGAAAAAGAACGGATTACCGAAGAGTTGCTCGGCAGAGTGATTGCTATTATTGAGGCTTGGAAGGGTGGGGCAGAACGCCGTAAGGAATTGCAAGAAATTGTTCAATTGTTGAATAGCGAGATTGCTCAGACTGAGCCAAAGAGATCGGTTATTCAAGCGTTATGTGCTTACTTGGAACAAGAGAAAGAACTAAGAAGTTCAGTTATTCAGTTAAAGCAAATCGTCCTAGCATAG
- a CDS encoding ABC transporter permease: MIDYAIKHPDKLGNALLEHVEILILTMLLSVIIAIVLTILALASDKVSRSLIYMFSILYSIPSLALFAIMIPVTGLGKTTAITVLIAYNQYILLRQFIAALKHVEPSVIEAATGVGMSRFQILFQVQVPLAIKPLFTGLRLASVTTISMATIAAFINAGGLGTILNDGLRTMNIDKILWGGLLSAGLAIVTNAIFMLFEKRIYLRSER, encoded by the coding sequence ATGATCGACTATGCCATTAAGCATCCGGATAAGTTGGGAAATGCATTGTTGGAGCATGTGGAGATTCTCATTTTGACCATGCTGCTCTCTGTGATCATTGCAATCGTCTTAACCATCTTAGCTCTGGCCTCTGATAAGGTATCTAGATCACTCATTTACATGTTTTCAATCTTGTATTCCATTCCGAGCTTGGCTTTGTTTGCAATCATGATCCCTGTGACCGGATTGGGGAAAACGACAGCCATTACCGTGCTCATTGCCTATAACCAATATATCCTTCTACGTCAGTTTATTGCAGCTTTGAAACATGTTGAACCATCTGTTATTGAAGCTGCTACTGGGGTAGGTATGAGCCGATTTCAGATCTTATTTCAAGTCCAGGTACCCTTGGCAATCAAGCCTCTGTTTACTGGCCTTCGACTTGCTTCGGTAACAACCATTAGCATGGCAACCATCGCTGCCTTCATTAATGCAGGAGGGCTAGGTACGATATTAAATGATGGATTACGGACCATGAATATCGATAAGATTTTGTGGGGGGGCTTATTGTCAGCAGGACTTGCCATTGTGACGAACGCAATATTCATGCTGTTTGAGAAACGAATATATTTGAGATCGGAGAGATAA
- a CDS encoding ester cyclase, which translates to MTITENKQLMYRFTNFINTASKELAEELIAQDAVFYVPMQKEPMNGPSGYLSIIHMMRSGFSDIQWTVKELVAEGDLIAAHFVMKGTQDGEFLGFPPTRKKIEVNAMNFYRISNDQIIEEYGQPDMLGLLQQIGAIPKA; encoded by the coding sequence ATGACGATTACAGAAAACAAACAATTGATGTATCGTTTCACGAACTTCATTAATACGGCAAGCAAAGAACTTGCTGAAGAATTGATTGCTCAAGATGCTGTTTTTTATGTACCTATGCAAAAAGAACCAATGAATGGTCCAAGTGGTTATCTCTCCATAATTCATATGATGAGATCTGGTTTTTCCGATATACAATGGACTGTTAAGGAGCTGGTAGCAGAAGGGGATCTAATAGCAGCTCATTTTGTCATGAAGGGCACACAAGACGGAGAGTTTCTCGGGTTTCCACCAACGAGAAAGAAAATTGAAGTAAATGCAATGAATTTTTATCGGATCTCTAATGATCAAATTATTGAAGAGTATGGTCAACCCGATATGCTTGGTTTGCTCCAACAAATAGGGGCAATTCCAAAAGCATAA
- a CDS encoding N-acyl homoserine lactonase family protein, with protein sequence MTNIIKMHPKLYVLDNGRMSMDKNWIISMHNPATINNPNAQTQFVEFPIYTVLIDHPEGKILFDTACNPNSMGAQGRWTQSTQLSSPWVASEECYLHNRLEQLKVRPEDIKYVVASHLHLDHAGCLELFTNATIIVHEDEFNGALQTYARNEKEGAYVWADIDAWIKNQLQWKTIKPGEDNLDLVDGIKILNFGSGHTWGMLGLQIDMPETGGIILSSDAIYTSESFGPPVKPPGIIYDLIGYRNTVEKIRTLAARTNSQVWFGHDLDQFSSLRKSTEGFYE encoded by the coding sequence ATGACAAATATTATTAAGATGCATCCCAAGCTATATGTATTGGATAACGGTCGAATGAGCATGGATAAAAATTGGATCATCTCCATGCATAATCCAGCAACAATTAATAATCCGAATGCCCAGACACAATTTGTGGAGTTTCCAATTTATACGGTATTGATCGATCATCCTGAGGGGAAAATCTTGTTTGATACAGCCTGCAACCCAAACTCAATGGGCGCTCAAGGGCGCTGGACACAATCGACCCAACTGTCGTCTCCATGGGTGGCAAGCGAGGAATGTTACCTGCATAACCGATTGGAGCAGCTTAAGGTTAGACCCGAAGACATCAAGTATGTTGTTGCCTCCCATTTGCATCTGGACCATGCAGGATGCCTCGAATTGTTCACGAACGCGACCATTATCGTCCATGAGGATGAGTTTAACGGAGCACTGCAGACCTACGCCCGCAATGAAAAAGAAGGAGCCTATGTGTGGGCTGATATTGACGCATGGATCAAAAACCAGCTGCAATGGAAAACGATCAAACCGGGAGAAGACAATTTGGATCTGGTGGATGGTATCAAAATCTTGAATTTCGGAAGCGGTCATACATGGGGAATGTTGGGTCTCCAGATCGACATGCCAGAAACCGGCGGAATCATTCTATCTTCCGATGCCATCTATACTTCGGAAAGTTTTGGTCCTCCTGTCAAGCCGCCTGGGATAATTTATGATTTGATCGGCTATCGAAACACAGTAGAGAAAATTCGTACATTGGCTGCCCGTACGAATTCCCAAGTCTGGTTCGGTCATGATCTGGATCAATTCAGCAGTTTGAGAAAATCTACTGAAGGATTTTATGAATGA